Sequence from the Rutidosis leptorrhynchoides isolate AG116_Rl617_1_P2 chromosome 3, CSIRO_AGI_Rlap_v1, whole genome shotgun sequence genome:
acttctaaagaaagaatttgaaatgaaagatctcggaaaaaccaagtattgccttggtttacaaattgagcatatgcctaatggtttacttgtacatcaaaaaacatatactgaaaagattttgaaacgtttcaatatggacaaggcaaaaccattaagtactcctatggttgttagatcactcaatgttgaagctgatccatttcgtccatgtgaagatcaagaagacattcttggaccagaagtaccatatcttagtgcaattggagctcttatgtatcttacaaattgtacaagacctgacatttcttttgcagttaatttgttggcaaggttcagctctgctcctaccaaaagacactggaatgggatcaaacacatatttcgataccttcgaggaactactgatttaggattattttattctaacgaatcaaaacaagatttggttggttatgcagatgcaggttatttatctgatccacataaagctaaatctcaaactggatatgtattcctaaatggaggtactgcaatatcatggcgttctcaaaaacaaacacttgttgctacatcgtcaaatcatgccgaagtgattgcattacatgaagctactcgggaatgtttttggttgagatcaatgacacaaatcattactgattcttgtggactagaacgcgataaaagtccaacaattctctatgaagataatgcagcttgcatagcacagatgaaagaagggtatatcaaaagtgaccgaaccaaacacatacctcctagattcttctcatacactcaaaatctcattaaggacaacgagattgaaatgagatatgttcaatccagcaaaaactctgctgatcttttcacgaaagcacttccaactgctattttcagaacacacgttcataacattggcatgagacatgttcaaaagatgtaacagctgaagcgatgtctacttgagggggagtcaactccatgctgcactctttttcccttagctaaagttttttcccactgggttttctttagcaaggtttttaacgaggcagtaatttatagttgatcttcaacaaaataaaattgctatccaagggggagtgttataataataataacaatatagatatggatagtcaattttggtgtatacatatagtcaattttagtacacaaagtatgtatttttatattgagattttaggctataaatactcatgaatgcaagcattaaacttgcaccatttctcacacttacaaagtgtttctttctttctctccattatcatctttgttcttacacttcattattagtattctaaatcaagaatcaaatcactaaaggtagttataagcctactgaattataacatcaagaatcaaatcactaaaggtagttataagcctactgaattataacagatttTTCCTATTCGGAGAAAGTTGATTATGTTATTCAAATATATGTGACTGATTGTATTATTTTTGTGAATTTTTTACCTTTTACTCGGCATTTTAAAACGTGTTAATTAATAAttgtaaagtttgaatatgaggctTTTTGTGAACATCACAATTAGAATAACAGTACTAATATTTGGGTTAGAATTAGAAAATAGCGATAACAAAGGGCAAAAAATGTaagttttatgaaaatatatacggaGTGATATTATCAATCATAAGGCGTATACAGGCTTCTCAAACTTCCTCAATTTTACACACAAATCCTCTGGTCCGTCACTGCCCTCGTTCTGGTAAGATACTCTGTATTAACCTGAATCTATTTCGAATGTAAttgatgtttatatataaatatgtgtcatTTTCAATTGTGAAATATTTAGAATATAATACttgattgttaatatgattatgtaTTTTTGACTTTATGTTTCATCGATCCGGAGTGCTTAtcatttcgattttttttttttttgtgtgataATATAATCCGTTTGAAAAAATTGATAACTTATTACAGATCTTGAGATTACTTTATTGATTAATTGAATTGATAATTTTGTTGGACGATCGATATGATTCGGAGCAGGCTTCGGTTGCTTGTGTATGCTGTTTTctgattcaaatgattattttcagGAAGGATTAGGTTAAGAATGATTATTTTTCTCTAATGTATTTTATTTGTTATGTAGTAATTGCATCATAGTTATTACTCCGTATATCTTATCTGTTTACCTGCTACTCTATTTTGATGTTATTAGTTTTGTGACACTAAAAAGTATATAGTTATAGTTATGTTGTATTATAATGGGAGATTTCATACTTGAAACATAGTTTATAATGGATAACAACAAGAACGAGATATTAGATTCATTTCTCGTGTTGGTAAAGAGATTAAATGTTGCTCTATTCTCTCAGGTTTTTGAGGATAGTAAATAAATTATCGGGAATTATAAACACTCAACACCGTAACAGACAACTAATTAAGAGGTAGCTCATTGATTGTTTTGTATACAAGTTGTATCCATGACTACGTATCATTTCGTATGTTCAATAATAGTTGAACTAATACCTTTTTAGGTGAGGTTAATTCTAGTGTCCATTGCTAAAAGAGTTTTTGTTTTCTATTCAGGTAGACTAGCCTTCATCTTTGGTTTGTATTTGACTAAGTCAGCCATCGATATCTCAAAGATTAAAATAGGATTAAATAAACTTTATTATTACTTGAGGTGTTACAAACTGAGATAACTCATATCGCTAATTTATAGTTGCTGAAGATCCTTCAACCTCTGAATTTGAAGCTTGTAACCTGGGCATATAAAAAGTGTAGTGTTGCTTTTGCATCGAAGTCTTGTAAACCAAGTTGTTATTATGCTTTCTCTAAGATCATGATTTCAAACGACGGTTGTGGCGGCCATTACGACGGCCGTTGCAGCGGTTTGGTGACTGACCCGTCCCGTTTCGCCTAAAACCGTCTTATTAGTCTGTCAACGTTAAAACTCAGGTCAAAGTCGGGAAAGTCggtcaaaagttgactttttgtctGGCTCTGGCCTGATATAGTCATAGTGTAAACGAAAATCTCAAGCCCGTTTAAAAATTAGCTTGGAGAAACACCAACTTATATAGTATCTCTTAAtcaagataaataaataaataaactattACACTATAATTATCTAAAACTTTATGAAAGTCCTAAATATTATTTaatgtcaacgttagtcaacatccgtatCCGCCCCGTCTCGAACGATTCGACCTTTCAAGGTCCTAACCGACCCGTTTCCgtgtcgcgtctttttcaaccttttctAGGATCTTGTTACTTTTATGTGTTCTATGCTTCCCTTATAAACCAAGTTGTTTTAGGTGTGCTTAATTCTAGTTTTCATTGCTAAAAGAGGTCTTGTTATAGTGTTACGTTTATATTCTGGAACTCCGTTTTCCCTCTTGGTCCTCTTTAAATAACAGCACCCACTTTTGTTACCTGGACTTATACTATCACTTTTGAATGTGGCACTCATGGTCATTAACATCAAAATcctcggcaataacttaaaaagttatACTTGAAGGGGTGTATTTTAGGGACATTATGGTGTATCTTAACTGAATAGTGTAATGCAGTCATATTTCCTTATTATATGTTGCGTTTTCTGCTAAATTGACTTTTCAATGATTGCCTTTTGATGTGCTAGACAACTGTATTTATCTTTTGTGCTGATTTCATATGCTTTCCTGGTCGCCTTTTTTGTAGATAAAGGTTATATTGTATTTATACAAGACAGTAAGATAAGAAACTGTGGAGAACAAAGGGTTTATATTATGGAACTGAATTCCATTAAAGATGCGTTTGATGGTGTCATCAAAAAGCAAATGCTTTCTTCCTCAAAATGCGATGAAGCAATTGAACAGATCATTCAAGAAATTGAACAGACGTTATCTGGACTAAAATCGTCTTCTAAATCTGACCACAAGATAATCCTGGGTGAACTGAAAACTAAATCAAAGGAGATTGCTCCACTTGGTCAACTTGAAGGCACACAAAGGGAACTAAACCTTGCTTTAAGCAAGTACACCAAGCTTCTCGAGAAACATTTCAATCCAGATATATCTAAATCTTACAGAAATGTTGACTTTGATAGTCAAACTATTAACCAGATAGTTGCTAGTCACTTCTACCGGGAAGGCATGTTTGATGTCGGCGATTGTTTCGTTAATGAAGCCCATGAAGAATCCATCATGGACCGAAAAAATCACTTCTTTGAAATGTATGAGATACTTGAATCCATGAAGTCACGTGACTTGGGCCCCGCATTGAGGTGGGCCACCACTAACCATGAAAAGCTCCAAAAAAACGGATCAGACATTGAATTGAAGCTGCATCGATTACAATTTATGGAGATTCTTCAACATGGTAGTCGAGATGAAGCTCTTAAATATGGCAGAACTAATTTCTCTTCTTTTGCAACCCAACACCTTCCCGAAATCCAGAAGCTTATGGCGTGTCTTTTATGGGCTGGGAAACTTGAATCGTCACCGTACTCTGAGTTCCTGGCACCAGCCCATTGGGCGGAGCTGGCCCATGAGCTGGCCCAACAGTTCTGCAACCTCTTAGGTGAATCATATGACAGCCCATTGAGAGTGACTATTGCAGCTGGCGTTCAAGGGTTACCAACCCTATTAAAGCTGATGAGTGTGATGAACGGGAAGAAACAAGAATGGCTATCTATGAAACAGTTACCAGTGCCTGTTGACTTGGGCGTTGACTTTCAGTTCCACTCGATATTTGTGTGTCCAGTGAGTCGAGATCAGGCGAGTGAAGATAACCCTCCAATGCTGATGCCATGTGGGCACGTGCTTTGCAAACAGTCGATTACAAAATTGTCTAAGAATAACAGCACGAGGCCGTTTAAATGTCCTTATTGCCCTACTGAGGTGGAAGTAGGTCAATGTAGGCAGTTGCATTTTTAACATGCGTCACAACTTGTACGTTTTTTTTTTACTGTTATGGTACTCTTTTTTTCATCATTTGGAATTATGTTTGTGTAATGTTATGTGGGTGTTGGGGGATGGTAAGGAAATGTTAGGTGCTGTAAAAACCGTTGCTGTAATGTTTATATGAATTCTGGTCCAAAACGACATTCCTTACTATTGTTTATAATAAGTAAATTGTCAATGTCAAATATAAGCAATCTAATCTAATATCCATTAATGAAAGTAAAGTGCTCAAATAAGGAGTACCAATTAGAGTTAGGAATGGGAAGGTTTTGTAATGGGTCAGTTCATATTTGCCAGATCCATATAGTAATCCAGACCCACTTTGAAGATCCAACGATTTGTATCTTTTATGGTGTGAAATTGTTAGTATCTCACACCGACCCAACCCAACCCGTCGTGATAGTCTGATACGTTTCAACACTAACCCACTGTGACATGTTACCACACCAACCCATATAGTCACCTATTATGCAAATTGTTTAAATGACAATCAAACTAGAAGTCTAGAACCAAATATCATAATGGAACCTAATTACAATGAAAATGCACACAATGACAATAATTATACAAAACTGAAGCAATAGTACTTGATTTTGCTGAAAACATTATCGAAACCATTCCCTAGATGCATTCTCATATTAAACCAAGCTTCAATTTACAAGCATACTATTTGTGCTTGGCCAGCCGGTGTGCCTTTTAGTAGCTGCTTTCTCGTCGTTTGGCACTATTTGCAGGGGCATGTATGTCTTTTTCTTTAACTATCAACCGATGTTATATTTTTTCATGCCCAATTCTTAATTACGTAAGTACTAAATTGTACTCGTACCAATTACTTACAAATTCATAACAACAGGTTGGTTAGAATGTAAACTACATAGGCATAGATCATAGAGGCCATAGATCAAACACCAAGTTGGGCATTTTCACTTTAGTAACTGAAAAACGGTTAGCTAAAAAGGAACAAATCAAACTAATAGTAACTTACTGGCTGTACAGCTTCGATAATAAGCGTTAAAATTATATAGGTGTATCCAACGATTCTTTTTGCTTGATATTTGTTTTACCATCTAAATTAATCGTTCACAACATCCGTATAACTCGATGAAAGTAACAGGGAAGAGCTCATATTTATTCTGTGTTCGACATGTTTACTCTGGTAGCCAGCCTGTCCACTGATAGCTGCCATACGAAAACATTGATCTTTTTTAGGACGTTTGAGAGCTACAAAATCAAGCTGCTGTTTACATTAAATTTGAAACCATAAGTCGTTCCAAAAAGAAACCGATTCAATCACCATTGCCTAATCTTCGTCCAAAGGAGGTCGATAACGGAACTTCAATTTTATCAATTTCCAAGCCGCACTTTATAATATGAGTCCATATAGAGCCATGATGAATCTGTTCATCGAAGTTGAGTTCACAACCAATCTGCCATCATTCCCATACAAAGAAATAATTATGCTTTGCCATAATGAGACTTTATTCAATTTAAATCACCACCACCATTTGGTTAGAGTTAGTCTACCACCAGTGGACAACAATTTGGCCTTCTATAGACTGAGTTTGAATTGGAACTTActgataatcatattaattatgGGACTTGGCCTAAGGTAGAATTTGGTAGCACAAAGAAGTTATGTAACATgcttaacaatatacataccaaaaaATGCTTAAGCCAGAAAATGAACAAAATAAGAACTAATATCAGTAAGAAAGTGATTTAAGATCATGCAGGGTGTTTGACTTGGTCAATGGAATTATGGTTACATTGCTTTTCAAAAGAAAAAAGGGGTTAGATTTGTAAAATAATGAAAGACTaatataaattacataactaaGCTAAAACACAAATTAAACCTTAACACAtttaaataatatctctaaaataaatTGTCTAATAGGATTCAGATCGTTTTGTTAAGAGTGATAATAATGTAATTAATTAAGCACGGTCTCTTAATCATAATATCCAATATCCAATTCCATTTTAAGTGTTTACTTTTAAAATACAAAATGGTTTATAAGAAAATACTACTCCGTACTACTAGTTACACTCTCCGTTAATAAAATATCATTCTTACTCATTAAAGTCTTTtcatttgttaaaaatataaacttgttacttttcttttttctttttttttttgaaaacggcGAAATTCATTAAAAACGAGCATACAAGATGCGTGCGGATACAAATGTTACATGAGATACAAGAAAATAGAAACTCCTACACCAAAATACAACTGATTAGAGACTATGTCACCAAACTAATTGGAAGCTTAAGATTCTCCTATTCGATAGCCACAAGAATGAGAGAACCTTAAGCTTTGACATGATATCCTCATTCAATATCTTTCGCCTTTGGTCCGAAGCACCATGAATCAAGTCATTTCGTCACTTCCAAATCAACCAATGGAGAATATGGCGGGTACCAAGAGCTACCTTATTTGCATTTTCTATACCGAAACTTGTTACttatttttagaaaaaaaaatatataaatgtgaACGTTTATTATGAAACTGAGATAATATATCTTTATTTGTATAAATTAATATTTGGTGGTGTTATATTCGAATATACGgagtgatggaaaatcgtgtgtacttttacctaaacagattaacgcagcggatagttaaaataataatcttttattattttatgaacaaaatttaacaagattaaattttcacttatttaatgaaacatacacacgattaatctttcccaatgatccagttacatcataataattgtcatgaatataaaataaaagaggagttaacgatatacctttcttgaagaattgatgagacggagagaaacttacgatcaaaagtatgaccgtctatttggatagtccacactacacttcaaacaaccgtcaatggatgctagtccaaacccaagtaatattaatcaacctttggttaatattatgaaatcaaaatatgtaatatgtgtttttttAGTTCACTGAAAAGAATACGATATGAACTAATTTGGTGCAATatataaagatttttttttttcaaaacacccGTGAACCTCTATAAAAAATCCGTGAATCCAAATTAGAACGAAtatatatcataaagtcgtatttctcaaatacttcatgtgatgccccgtacaaaaccatcgtgtacgaatcatcaacaacatgatcattacaaggttaagtactatatgcggtaataaaagaagttgcattcacgataaaaagatgacgtcataaccgacatcaattgttttacatcaacagtatgcttctacgaatagcaagcatgaataaatgtatgtgacccttaggtcgttacaaaacatagtctcaaatgtattaaagtttgaatgcaagataaacagttcatgcggtgataacactagagcagcgggtgtctacggcaagactagcacgacagcggaagcaaataaccttaagcacctgagaaaaacatgcttaaaaacgtcaacacaaaggttggtgagctatagtttaagta
This genomic interval carries:
- the LOC139896479 gene encoding protein RMD5 homolog, encoding MELNSIKDAFDGVIKKQMLSSSKCDEAIEQIIQEIEQTLSGLKSSSKSDHKIILGELKTKSKEIAPLGQLEGTQRELNLALSKYTKLLEKHFNPDISKSYRNVDFDSQTINQIVASHFYREGMFDVGDCFVNEAHEESIMDRKNHFFEMYEILESMKSRDLGPALRWATTNHEKLQKNGSDIELKLHRLQFMEILQHGSRDEALKYGRTNFSSFATQHLPEIQKLMACLLWAGKLESSPYSEFLAPAHWAELAHELAQQFCNLLGESYDSPLRVTIAAGVQGLPTLLKLMSVMNGKKQEWLSMKQLPVPVDLGVDFQFHSIFVCPVSRDQASEDNPPMLMPCGHVLCKQSITKLSKNNSTRPFKCPYCPTEVEVGQCRQLHF